gtgtaacaagatgtgattggtctataaaacatttcccacattctgaacatgaaaatggcttctctcctgtgtggattTTCTGATGTGTAAGAAGAATTGATTTTCTtggaaaacatttgccacattctgaacatgaaaatggcttctctcctgtgtgaattctttgatgtctaacaagatgtgatttgtttATAAAAGAttgcccacattctgaacatgaaaatggcttctctcctgtgtgaattctttgatgtgtaacaagacGTGATTTgtttataaaacatttcccacattctgaacatgaaaatggttcctctcctgcGTGCGTTCTCTTATGTGAAAGAAGATTtgatttcattgtaaaacatttcccacattctgaacatgaaaatggcttctctcctgtgtgaattctctgatgtttaacaagatttggtTTCTgattaaaacttttcccacattctaaacatgaaaatggcttctcccctgtgtgaattctcttatgtgaaACAAGACTTGCTTTCCTTGTaaaatattttccacattctAGACATGAATTtggcttcttccctgtgtgagctctttgatgttttcccatgctgtgattttccttaTCAGTCTGTGATAAATCAGAAGATAGaacctgtataagaggatcagatgatggatctttgctgtgaagggctgagggcacATCTGGGATAATAGCAGGTTCTTCATCTGTATAttgtgtgataccacaatcttctgctttacaatctgcagatatcagttGTCCCTCTGAGATACTGATACCATCatctggcaaaaaaaataaattttactatTTTACAAGTTATATTGATATTATTAGACAACACAGTAGCTTTATGGTTACCACcatggacaatatctgcatggagtttgcatgtttttCTTGCGCTTGAATTGGTTTCCTCCCATACTTTTTGtactattgtctttctgtattccctaggtctttgtaagcgctgcggaatatgttggcgctatacaaataaagattattatacttCAAAAAACATGCTATCAGAAGAATGTAAACATTTAAAAGCCCAAACAGAACCCAAAatgtcaagtgatgtaaagtgctgcagaatattgaTGCGCTATATAAAGAGGATTAGATTGGTTGAAAACATTTCAATACTACAAGTCAGGTGGCAACCAGGCCATTCTTTTGCAGTTCTTCCCTGCAACCTTATGTTGTTTAGATCCATACTAGAATACTAACAATAGAAAGCAAAAAAGTGCCAAATCTAGCACATAGACCAACAGACTGTAATGTGGTCCATCCGGCTTCAGGCATGCCCGCTGATATGTCCTGGACAAGACAGTGCAGTAGGCTACAGTATTTTGGCCACTATTTTACTGGATCTATAACAGAGTCTTCAAACAAAGCTCTCAGCTCAGATACCACATTAGCAAATGTCATCTTCTGTTAAAATGCAAGACACGTTCGTCATGTTTTTCCTTCTATTCTTGATGTTGATGTGcaaaaacatcaccaaaaactgCAAATCTGAATGTAACTGAATGTAATAATATGGAGGCCCGGGGAGATCTTTTAAAGTCCCTTTTGAGCAGAATTCTTGACACTCACAGCAGTAACCATCAAATCTCCAAATTCTGGGTCTAGGTCTCCACCCTCagcattctgttatctgggtccatGGCTCTATTGTGTTAGCACATAGTAATATCATAGGAGACTAATAGCAGCTATTGGTTTTGAACTGAAAATTGGGCACTTTTACCTGATAAGTACTGACAGCAGATGATGTCCCTATCCATATTATAAATGCCCATCCTGTGTTATCTCCTATAACATATCACTTTGTCGGCCATATTTAGTTTGTATTCCGGCTGAATGGGGGAATATACAGCAGAAAATctgacagatcccagagcttataaatctacataactatctgcagccggtgaccgaggagaatctgttaCTCTTCTCAGCTGTATTTGGtagttactactcacctgggcggttacctgtaggaatctcctcttcacacggctgatcgcccctcacatttgtgtctgtagtattaatattggtcagatcttcatcctgatgcacaagctgtgagacaaatattgtaaaagtcaggtGGAATGTTTTATGACATAATGACTGGAGAGGAGTAATTATCTGAGCCATATAGCTGCATGTCTACAAGCcagacatagatattagatggcaTCTCAATGACCCCTCAGGATCCTCATACATATGTATATCCGGCAAGGCTAGGCacgttgtctcagtggaggagatcagcgtctaccagacaaatccgctgcttgtctcgggggaataaaggagcagatagatataaatccaacctgttggctccttattcccaccagcagtctccgcCGCCAGAACACTGGGAGTAGATCCAGACAAGATGTAATGTCtgtggtcagcggtaatcctgccatctccactggcctcatcacacaagtagaagacatctaataagactgaagacaagagcttcacaacCTTCTACAggtcagagggacatctccatctacctgatagtcctgtggaagaagaggatggggacatctctctggggttcttctcttactggatggaactgcaggaaacacagacggacactgaagtcaatctttatatacagataataaagtccctgtggatttagtcctgtctattacctggtgatgggagcggctggtgggTCTTCATCAtagcctccttgtacagatccttgtgtccttctaaatactcccactcctccatggagaaatagacagcgacatcctgacaccttataggaacctgacaacacaatatacagtcatcacccagaagcctccagtgctgttactgtataatgtcccagcattccctgcagcatcacctctcctgtcagcagctcaatcatcttgttggcgagttctagaatattctgtacattgatgtcctcatctTTTAGGAGGTGAGGTGgtggccctgtgattgggctcaggggtcttccccatccatcacacacaggggctcgacagccatcactagagctcttcttcactactgtgtaatcctgtatatggggattTACTAATAAACATTACTACAGTTGTTTCCAGAGTCCATCAActctacagtgacatcatctgtcattaCCATATATAAGAATAAATAATGTAACATCATCAGAATCTTTCCCCTCTCTAGTGACATCATCtggtattaccatagataagaatgatgtatcatagaatcatacaatggtagagttggaaaggacctctagggtcctcaggtccaaccccctgctcaatgcatggtcactaaatcatcccagacatatgtctgtccagcctctgtttgaaaacttccattgaaggagaactcaccacctcccaaggtaacctgttccactcattgatccccctcactgtctaatatctaatctgtgtctcctccctttcagtttcatcccattgcttctagtctttccctgtgcagatgagaatagggctgacccctatacactgtgacagcccttcagatatttgtagactgctattaagtctcctctcagtcttctttttgcaAGATAAATGTGTTCCCAAattctttaactgttcctcataggacatgattcgcAAACTGCTCACCATCCTAGTTGCTTTTCTCTAAACTaacttcagtttgtctatgtcttttttttaattggagtGTGCAGAATTGGACAGAGTATTCCAGAGGAGGTCGgacaaaggaagagtagagggggataattacctcacatgatctagacgctatgcttctcttaataaatccTAGAATTCTGCTTGCCTTTtttgctgttacatcacattgttcactcatgttcagtctatgatctattaaccccttagtgatggccccatggTGTTTTacctcctgccattgcaggacatgtatgaagggagatagcgCTACTATCTCCCTCCACACAGCGCGggtatcagctgtttattacagctgacagccacgggcaatagccgcaaatGGCCGTACGGCTGATCacggatattaaccctttaaatgctactgtcaattctgacagcagcatttaaatcccttgGACGATCTAAGGGGGGTCCCGTAtgggccccccgcggtgagatcagggagagccatgcaggtgtcatggcagccgggggaaccttctaaaaggccccagggctgccttaggagacagcctatcaagccatccccgtggggtggcttgatagactgcatgtcaaaaagcagtatgacgtaatgctttagcattacgtcatactgcaggaggtaTCAAAGAATTGCTGGTTGTGGTCcgctaggaggactaaaagaaagtgtaaaaataagagcaaaaaagttttactaattatttttaaaaaaagtaataaaagtaaaaaaaaaaaatcccttttgctatatttgcaataaaaaaaatcaaaataatatacaaaaaaatacgtatttggtatcactgcgtctgtaaaagtctgatctatcaaagtaatgcactaTTTTCCCTGCACGCTGAacgtggtacaaaaaaaaaaaaaaaaagacagaaatgcacttttttgttcACACTTATCCaggacaaaatgtaataaaaagcgatgaaaacatcaattgtatacaaaaatggtacaaacggaaatgacaggacgtaccacacaaaatgagccctcactcaactatgtcgacagacaaataaaaaagttaatgtgcgcagaaaatgaacacaaaataattttaaaacatgaaatatcttaaaaaaatacaagtagtaaagcaaaaaaaaaaaaaaaacaagtttggtAACGTATAacctgtactgacccatagaataaagatatcaggtcatttttgttgcagtttgtgcgtcgtagaaacaggacgcaacgaaagatggtggaatgtcgttttttttccatttctccccacttggaattttttttaacgttttttagtacattatatggtacaataaatagtaacattgaaaaatacaactcgtcacgcaaaaaacagcaagccctcatacagcgatgttgatggataaataaagtagctacgattttttaaaagggaggagcaaagaacaaaaatggaaaaaagcaaaagagctccgtcactaaggggttaatatacccaAATTCATTGAAGCAGAAAAAAGTCTATTATCAGCATATAGCCCTTCACAGTAGACAGCATTAAAACTACATTTTATAGATGCCATTAAAATAGGGGTTCAAGTGGACAAAAAAGTGACACGATAATCCCAAATTCATATAGTGAGCTCAAAAAAGATGGTTCATGGGGAGAACGTTCGCACCTGGAGAAACacataaaacaagaaaaaagccaAATAGGTAGACCCACCCACACCAAGGAGATTATAAGAGCCCAGGGGTAAAGAACAGTGAGCCTTATTTTTTTAGCGGTCCGACAACAGCAAACCCTGATCTGTCTCCTATGCTGAAGTATAgataagaagtagagatgagcgagcaccaaaatgctcgggtgctcattgttcaagtcgaacttttcgtgatgctcgagagcttgtttcgagtaacgaaccccattgaagtcaatgggcgactcaagcatttttgtatatgaccgatgctccggataggtcttaaccagaaaacatccgaaatccatggaaacaccacagaaacggatagggctgagcaggggcagcatgcagggctgcatctcaggctcccaggtcccactattaagccacagtaggggcaagagtctgcccccccccaacaatttttactttggacaaaccctcattagcaaggcacaccttagcaaagcaccacactacctgcaaccaagcacaatcactgcctgcgggtcacaccgctgcctcttctcctgggttacatgctgcccaaccccctacacgacccagcgtccacggcgcacacaaaagtttccctgcccagccttcagctgcccttatgccacacgctcgcttcatagctacaccaccctcatgtctatttccaagtgcgtctgcgatgaggaggaaccgaaggcacacactgcagagggttggcagggccaggcaatgaccctcttcgaaaggggtgggtgatagcccacaatgcttatgagaattgatgagaacttgatgttcgatcttcacgtgagcgggcccagggacaagctcgttcccagcctctatcttgtgtgacccaaggtgccacgagttacatagcaatggggaatccatgttcccacacacaattcattctgtgttggtgtcggatagctcaatcgacaccgcaaggggaaagccatctgcactctgcaccctacccaagtcagtcagtgtctttgtgccagacaagtaaaacaccgctatgggaagtctgtgtgcacccacagcataggtgagtcctagGCgaaccaagacatgaaccatgaagaaatcaaagtgcccaaacatggcagactttcactttaCCGAGGAcacaggcctctgcacaaaccctcagcaatcgtaggcatgaagcagacttcgatgctagttcagctgcaaaggtctcagtaaatcagttacgttttctttcactgctccaatgactggattagccaggaaaaagttccacatgtgtgatagacatgatgattgctattataaaatgtctatcgattaatataacccaaatgtattttgctgttgtaatgacttttagctcaagagtttaaaggacacacacaatctaatcatggtatttgctagccaatggatgggtgatgtatttgctctaagtacatagaagttgctcaaccagtttctaagagttaaagggccatagtgtcgtgtatatcctgtgtttaatactgagtgtttacctaggcccccttccactctcatcctgaagctaggtaaacaatgattcatcactacagggagatgacttcagctaggacaaaagtccatgctgcctcaacacttggaagggggtgggcagagaggtgggggattctatatgatccaacaaatgagaatcttatatgttactgatgtaatctgttgcacgcccattgaagggcggttgtcatgtgttataataaaaagcctgagcctctacacagtgtagagactctcccggttttagacaagcatttgtgtctgattctggtcgacgatgtgtgcacacgatactcaattcggaaagcgacaaaataccccaaagcctgctggagaaatcataatccagatcagtggagtccctgggtgagcgagtggatctgtgaggtcacagcctggaacgtacagagatcggcagatggcacgcagaactcaggggcccgaaaatctacagaacacggtaagattgctttatgtaaatctaccgatgtgagctgggttctgactgcttttctgcctgttcctgatccagactggaccttcactgaaagacaggtaataactctagttctgtccactcggaaaaaccaccacgttacctgtctaggggtattttgtacactgtgtatgctgttgtgtctgagacggttaaaaattgtttatacaagaccaagagataaattctgtgacggttaatgtgtcagaagggcggactcggctgtttaagtctgagggaacacgccagtgacacgtgctcctaggtaaaactagtgtgaggttaggaagatttatgatacgtatatttaccttttatgattgagcgtgttatgttctcatatgtgaaaaggtatgaagtatagccgtggtgtgacggctggctccagaaaactcttggtcattgaaaataatcgtcagtctctgtgtatagctaaaatgtcctgtctaggacgtgtacaggaagtgctcttcggaattgctagtagaccttgggttgatataaaggtagatgagatatatatataccctgagccgttgtgggtattctccagtaatcccgtctgtctggtactatagaaagaatgtgcagtgtttattgttggggggagggctgctgataagagtgaactgaaagctttttccaattaaccctttctgtttactttgtcattccctgtgttttgtagaattaatgtgcattataattctgagtgggaaagagaggttatatgggaagaattttaagaaagcagattttacaagagaaacactactgtgtcttcgaatagaatagagttgagcaaagtgagcaaggacaaaggtcatagagcttgtgatttggttactgaacaatgggaaaggaccaggaaaagttgcagaaagaaatgccaggttatagacagataagatagactgcagaaagttttcagaagatgagcaggaagcctagcaggaagaaaggtgtttttagattgctaggaggaggtataacgtagttgagagattgaagaggagaaagcatgtaggggggtatgtgtattgcttatgaacaatgtaatgtctttgtgttgactacagcccctccctgtaatggcggccgtgcttgcaatgtttacaatccaacatagtgtgactctgcagtaaatgtagtgaggcctgcccccaccctgaagttacttccccccatgtgctcactttcagggtgtgtgatgttacttccggtccctccccatccgggacaggacctggccccgccccttcctcctccagcggccatcttgcctcgcctggaagtgctgctgcccctggcccgcccggtcctccagcggccattttgcctcacctgggagatttgtagccccgcccctttctgcctctggcagccattttgctgcacttgggaggcctatatttcccaatgccactgtatccagtgctaacatcatgattgtctgaagtaaggttttgtttgaccagactttgttacactccaagatgtggccactttggatgtgtgataagttcagggaaacaaacctttgtggagatgcagcttgggacatagtagatgactaagctggtttatagtgcatggaagattggagttgatgcatggggggcagagaccaggaatacatgacaggggacgctctctcatgttcccaggggctctgttttccactgcccgcttctccaatggatactcagaccgatgatgttatggaaggctcctacagatgaaataatttccctatagtcacccagcaaactttttcatgcaatttggtgaagtaattttactttttatgtgaagaaagagggactgaattgcccagagtaggatgttaattcatccgtattctttagtttttctttaagtctttggtatattctagtgtcagtctacactgaagctataattatattccgacaggagagtaaaagctaaacgctggccataccctgaaatactattacactgggtgacgtaaaatttgaattgtgtggcgcccccttgtggtaaaaaatgctaactgcgacctgaaataaaaaaaacaacattttttttttgtaaggagattttcgctcagacttcgctgtatacaatgtcaccttgacctacaaagtgcttgtttttgtgcctcttggtttactagtttgaacgcaatgactctttttccattgagtattccgcttcaaaaggggggaggcagaggtgatctgggccatagatgatctaggtgttgtagatcagctattgggtttgaaaaaaataaataaataaatggaataagataacaagattccgagccatgtgaaatagaacatcagcacgattatttagtactaattcggtaagaaactgcaggtatgcaaacagttatcagaacctctgttgataatgcatatgttgagctttttgcagatggtaccagggtgaggactgatgactccacatcggatatgcagtggtcacacaacaagatgtcctagaagcagaagctctgcctccgcatgtcacagtacaagaagcggaattgaaggccctcactgaggcgtgtagagtggcgagaggtaagacggcaaccctctacactgactcctggtatgcatttggcatagctcatgattacggcccaatatggaaggccagacagtttttacctcaacaggacaacc
This region of Eleutherodactylus coqui strain aEleCoq1 chromosome 5, aEleCoq1.hap1, whole genome shotgun sequence genomic DNA includes:
- the LOC136629024 gene encoding oocyte zinc finger protein XlCOF22-like, which encodes MEKDRNKTAESVLNLTLEVLFQLTGEDYTVVKKSSSDGCRAPVCDGWGRPLSPITGPPPHLLKDEDINVQNILELANKMIELLTGEVPIRCQDVAVYFSMEEWEYLEGHKDLYKEAMMKTHQPLPSPVPSSKRRTPERCPHPLLPQDYQLVHQDEDLTNINTTDTNVRGDQPCEEEIPTGNRPDDGISISEGQLISADCKAEDCGITQYTDEEPAIIPDVPSALHSKDPSSDPLIQVLSSDLSQTDKENHSMGKHQRAHTGKKPNSCLECGKYFTRKASLVSHKRIHTGEKPFSCLECGKSFNQKPNLVKHQRIHTGEKPFSCSECGKCFTMKSNLLSHKRTHAGEEPFSCSECGKCFINKSRLVTHQRIHTGEKPFSCSECGQSFINKSHLVRHQRIHTGEKPFSCSECGKCFPRKSILLTHQKIHTGEKPFSCSECGKCFIDQSHLVTHQKIHTGEKPFSCSECGKCFSRKSLLVTHQRIHTGEKPFSCSECGKCFTTKSDLLAHQRIHTGEKPFSCSECGKCFIQQTHLLRHKRSHTQN